A window of Solanum stenotomum isolate F172 chromosome 3, ASM1918654v1, whole genome shotgun sequence contains these coding sequences:
- the LOC125860328 gene encoding histone-lysine N-methyltransferase, H3 lysine-9 specific SUVH6-like, translating to MNKMSFVPVETSTSKKLQKKKLHQMIDTRSLSVCKRMRVHVTNNFPENCHPSVRQNNGNTVQQHDVLIKHKLNVPKISSVYSRCEWFSNGGRIINETKLPAISEYEHIQKRKQVRETLKRFADEYTKLLREKNAEKQARHINIEAAKILRKEGKWVNSEWAFGHVPGVEIGDQFRFKVELAMVGLHHEIFRGIDYVYINRKNVATCIVDSGLYKNETISSQKFIYIGQGGNPRVSVNARVEDQKLKRDNLALKNSMDLGYSVRVIYGRPRVNGEKIDGKYIYYGLYTVTKCWRERGPTGKYVFKFELQRNLGQQELTQLVNVNHICENVNKAPISTMQTKFVMEYDVSQGNENIPILTINEIDDERPPPFTYITNMQYPDWYYIIRPQGCSCTSRCSTFDQCSCASKNGGEFPFNPRSSILKAKPLVHECGPYCKCPPSCKNRVSQHGLRYHFEVFKTKSKGWGLRSSDYIAPGSFICEYIGELLDHKEAKIRMDYDEYFFDVGNYNEYIPKRKVASSKVESNSFKRKDEDGFTIDAAIYGNVGRFINHSCSPNLCAQNVMYDHGDKRVPHIMFFASKSIYPLEELTYHYNHRIVRVHDTNGNLKREKGKCGSHKCNGRM from the exons ATGAACAAG ATGTCATTTGTGCCGGTAGAAACAAGTACCTCAAAGAAGTTACAGAAGAAGAAACTTCATCAGATGATTGATACTAGATCTCTATCAGTATGTAAGCGCATGAGAGTTCATGTCACCAACAATTTTCCTGAAAATTGTCATCCATCCGTTCGTCAAAACAATGGAAACACTGTTCAACAACATGATGTCTTGATTAAGCATAAGTTGAATGTTCCCAAAATTTCATCAGTTTATTCAAGATGTGAATGGTTTTCAAACGGTGGACGTATTATAAATGAAACTAAATTGCCCGCTATTTCTGAATATGAGCATATTCAGAAACGAAAACAAGTTAGAGAGACTCTCAAACGTTTTGCTGATGAATATACTAAGCTTTTGCGAGAAAAGAATGCAGAAAAACAAGCAAGACATATCAACATAGAGGCTGCaaagattttgagaaaagaagGAAAGTGGGTAAATTCTGAGTGGGCCTTTGGCCATGTTCCTGGAGTTGAAATTGGTGATCAATTCCGGTTCAAGGTAGAACTTGCTATGGTCGGACTACATCACGAAATTTTTAGGGGTATCGATTATGTGTatattaatagaaaaaatgttGCAACTTGCATTGTTGATTCTGGTCTATACAAGAATGAGACCATATCTTCTCAAAAGTTCATTTATATAGGTCAAGGAGGGAATCCTAGAGTATCTGTTAATGCGAGAGTGGAAGATCAGAAGCTTAAAAGGGATAATCTTGCCTTGAAGAACTCAATGGATTTGGGATATTCTGTGAGGGTTATTTATGGTCGTCCAAGAGTTAATGGTGAAAAGATCGATGGAAAATACATTTACTATGGGTTGTACACTGTAACTAAGTGTTGGCGAGAAAGAGGTCCAACTGGAAAATACGTTTTCAAGTTTGAACTGCAGAGGAATCTTGGCCAACAAGAACTTACTCAGTTAGTCAATGTCAATCATATTTGTGAAAATGTTAACAAGGCACCAATATCTACTATGCAGACAAAGTTTGTTATGGAATATGATGTGTCGCAAGGGAATGAGAATATACCAATCCTCACTATCAATGAAATAGATGATGAGAGACCCCCACCTTTCACATACATTACTAACATGCAGTATCCTGATTGGTATTATATCATTAGGCCTCAAGGTTGCAGTTGCACAAGTAGATGCTCGACTTTTGATCAGTGCTCTTGTGCTTCTAAGAACGGAGGCGAGTTTCCATTCAACCCAAGAAGCTCTATTCTTAAAGCAAAGcctcttgttcatgagtgtggtCCATATTGCAAATGTCCTCCATCTTGCAAAAATAGGGTTAGCCAACATGGTCTTCGGTACCATTTCGAGGTTTTCAAAACCAAATCGAAAGGATGGGGTTTGAGGTCATCAGATTATATTGCACCCGGAAGTTTTATTTGTGAATATATTGGAGAATTGCTTGATCATAAGGAAGCCAAAATTAGAATGGATTATGATGAGTACTTCTTTGATGTTGGCAACTACAATGAATATATCCCCAAAAGGAAGGTTGCAAGTAGTAAAGTGGAGTCAAATTCTTTTAAAAGGAAGGATGAAGATGGATTTACTATTGATGCAGCAATATATGGGAATGTTGGTAGATTTATCAATCATAGTTGCTCACCAAACCTTTGTGCTCAAAATGTCATGTATGACCATGGTGATAAAAGAGTACCTCACATAATGTTTTTCGCTTCCAAAAGTATTTATCCATTAGAGGAGCTTACTTATCACTACAACCACCGGATTGTCCGTGTTCATGATACAAATGGCAATTTGAAGAGAGAGAAGGGTAAATGTGGCTCTCATAAATGCAACGGGAGAATGTAG